TATGTTACTAATTACTGTGAATGTCCACAGTTGATAAATGCCGACAATCACCTAAATTGGCGAatgttgaaaaatgaaaaaaaaaaaatgtagacatTTACTAGtgaatcaatataaattttatcattatgtcAACACTAACTTTGGAATATGATGACATTCACAGTAACATACATAGGTTTTGGGTGTGCAGTAAGTGTAGGAACTCTTAATAACTGtatgcatatttaaatacctatatgggCTAACGATAATACTACTgcacatttataatgtaaaatatttaataaactcgTTAATTACATATATCACATTATCAGTGCCGAGTtagtttaattatcatttccaaacgtattatatattacctatgtgtTTTAGGTACACGTTCAATATTGTCCGTAATATGAAACAGATATCTATTCAGCGGCGGAtccaataattttgttaaggGGAAGggcacattatttatattgtcagtaaattaatacaaactatttattaaatatttaaattaataagaaatagatgaattaagttttaataccgACTGTCcgactatataggtatttatttagattttaaaatcatatctataaataaataaataaaaatgaccatttctcaacatttttatgttgtcCTTTGACGGAGCCTTTGTGCAACGTCCAACCTGTATCTGCCGCTGgctctgtatataataaaatgcaattaaaacttatattccTAGTTGGGGAatagcattttatttaattatattatacctaactagtaactactatatgtatttaaagacaattaattaataacatttttatttatttattaaatattgcggtgggataaaaatacaatataaacactaaacagtaataaataatgtatgaacTATGcatttttcacataatatttaatacataaaaacatatatgacaataattaattaaatatcaacctacattttaggtacattattttaatttagaaataaaaaacaaatatacttatCATACTCGTGTATTTGTTCTGTTGTTATGCTCTATTAGCCATGGACCACTTCGTTTTTGaatgtattacaaaatactttCCGCACAGTACTGACGAGTTTATTCAAGGCTGGCATTATCTAACGCTATTAGAACGTAGGCcatacatgaaaaataatactgaaGTCAAATCGACATTGTTCTACAGGTGTGCCgtgagtatacaatatttacgtattatttaatattacatattattataatagacaaaTTCGTACAAcaacctattttattattttatttatggagAGGGGAAGCACACGATTGAtgatcattataatacatacaatataggtTTTGACTTTTCAGACGGATGATTGttgatacaatatttgttattggTAACTTAGatcattatacaaaaaaaaaaaaatgtatcttctgcagcaaataaaaaataattataaacaaacaatagATCTATAGGCTAGGCATaagtatactaaaatactaGAAATAGATACCACCGGAAAACGATAAATATGCTCATACATCTCcctcaaattaaaattgtatacagacATATAGATACAGTCAAATTAATGAGGTCCTCCTCGTGTTTTACCAATGtccaatatataaattattaactaaacgTTATTTGATGGTTAGATTatccaaataataacaatacatgggtatttttacaatgaataaatataatatgatatgtttaaCATAACGTTTAATTGTTAACGGATACCAATCATAACTAGTCAagaacctttaaaaaaaaaaatatagaatgaaaaaatcatttaaattttagtagtaTCATTGATAGCttgtttcgttttttttaaactaaaatttaacacgtacgtaattagcattaatattatagttgaattTATAGGCGTAAAACAGAATATCATCGACGGTTGTGGAATGGGAGGGGGAGGCGTTTCAGTGTACTTGCactagttatataatttactgttaattgattttttttctctttataCGTTTTGGTCCACAGGTTTACGATATGCATGACGCTTCTTCGGAGGGAGTGAAGATAATTAGAATGGCGATCAGCGCACCAAGAGTTGGGATGATGCATGAAAGTCAGTGCGACGGCCTATCAAAAACTATGGGACAGGATAACTTACCTTACGTTCCCGAAGGTCGACGAACATGGCCCAATGGCTCGCTGTACTTGTACCTGTTGGGAAAACCATTAATAGAACCCCGCCCAAAAAAAGAAGAACCTAAAGTAAGTACCTTACCAGTTGTTCAATCTTTAAGATTTAGCGTGAaggcatatttattttttacgagtGATCAAAGTTCAAAATTAGATGACATTAGATATTAATTCGTATAGGTAACAACGATTTGTTCATTTAAGAtccttttattaattattcaaaaatttgaaacaCCCATTACAGTGGTTACTTAATGACAGTGTATACTTGACACTTTCTATATAGCAGAGAAAATTCctcggtttttatttttaataatacaattataatattaaacaaatagtttGTTTTGGGCTTTAAAATAGCGTCATTTTCAGAATTATTGTGTTACTAATGGCAATGTGATTCAGAAAATATACAGATATCTTAATTTTGATTGtccaaaaatcaattttatgttgtaatatttttagatataataagaGGATGGCTGCACAGTTATAACAAGTCGTCCAACAACTAAAACCAGCTACTACATCTACGATACCCACCTTTACAGAAGatcactttttatatattttactataagtgaattatacattatatttatatatcttaaaaattgcatatcaatcgtataataaatattttttttttaataaaggcatttatataattaaatctgcttgactttttattacttgatttacctttatgatttattctcatacaagtatatgattatttttttcaaaacaaatttgtacGCATTTTTTTGAGGAGaagagaataaatatattttcataacaaaaatcaatattttaatttttttttatagatacaaatataattttattaataatgtatttttcgtTGTTATGAGTGTTATAGCATCCTTCgtgtatttgtaatataattgataacaatataaataatttatggtgATTGGTAACTTCTAATACAACTTCACCTATTGCCTGTTTGGCAAAATACAATGCTTGAAtagaataaatactattaaaactctctagaaaaaaatgtttaagaataataaactgTCTTTAAGTTGTTATGTGgtctatcaaaatataatgtaaaataaacaccaGACTGGTTTTTAGTGTTgatgaagtatttttttttcaatacaatgTTCAtggtacttaaaaaatatcaacgaTTTATTAGACTTActaattctattattaatgttgGTGAAACATGACAGAAGAaagagtttaatttaaaagtgtatGAATATCAAGTATTACAATCTTAACCATTGTTTAATAAAGCTgatggtatacatatataaccttgttaataaaatataatgtatataagataaaaagctttaatactattaatagttttaaaagaaTGTAATTCTATGaagttaattagtaattactaacaaaaataatgaggaatttattattataggttcattatataaatgtccTTTATTTATAGACACAATACTAACTTAATTGAATCTcttgaaacatatttaattaatatttagaacaaaaaaaaaaaaaaatcttctgTGAAGATATCAATGTAAActtgtttaatattagttaactCATTTCAGAGTATTCCAATGTGTTAGGTGCTTTTATCAAGCAGTTGGACCAACTTGTGTACAAAACTCCAGCAgttctaattatatttgttcatatatcctaaaaaataatataacatatagtaCCTAcggattata
This genomic stretch from Rhopalosiphum maidis isolate BTI-1 chromosome 3, ASM367621v3, whole genome shotgun sequence harbors:
- the LOC113560179 gene encoding uncharacterized protein LOC113560179, which codes for MMKSFYILLFITSSWVAAESKQKIIGYAQQPSCPPLGLGEYFEVATIQTRSRMYGCAYLEKDTVLSKTPLLNLWLERPVETSVHGHCDDLTSMDHFVFECITKYFPHSTDEFIQGWHYLTLLERRPYMKNNTEVKSTLFYRCAVYDMHDASSEGVKIIRMAISAPRVGMMHESQCDGLSKTMGQDNLPYVPEGRRTWPNGSLYLYLLGKPLIEPRPKKEEPKI